One Vigna unguiculata cultivar IT97K-499-35 chromosome 7, ASM411807v1, whole genome shotgun sequence genomic region harbors:
- the LOC114192703 gene encoding ethylene-responsive transcription factor ERF024-like: MYSDNATGSSRASSGTGRYRGVRRRSNGKWVSEIREPRKPSRIWLGTFPTPEMAAVAYDVAAYALKGKDAELNFPDSASSLPVPDSLSARDIQVAAAAAAAAAGAAKDAMQMPTGNNNSSGVQGNQTGTSNEFVDEDLIFDMPNVLVNMAQGMLLSPPPFDIGVEPNSPENIEHETSLWNFP; encoded by the exons ATGTATTCTGATAATGCAACCGGCAGCAGCAGAGCCTCTTCCGGAACCGGCCGCTACCGCGGAGTGCGCCGGAGGAGCAACGGAAAATGGGTGTCTGAGATCCGTGAACCGAGAAAGCCTAGCAGGATTTGGTTAGGCACATTCCCTACACCTGAAATGGCCGCAGTGGCTTATGACGTGGCTGCTTATGCTCTCAAGG GTAAGGACGCTGAGCTGAATTTCCCTGACTCCGCTTCTTCCCTTCCTGTCCCCGATTCACTCTCGGCGCGTGACATTCAGGTGGCGGCAGCCgctgcggcggcggctgccggaGCTGCGAAGGATGCTATGCAGATGCCAACAGGGAATAATAACTCTTCAGGGGTACAAGGGAATCAAACAGGGACGAGTAACGAGTTCGTGGACGAGGATTTGATCTTTGACATGCCCAATGTTCTGGTGAATATGGCACAGGGAATGCTGCTTAGTCCTCCTCCTTTTGACATTGGTGTTGAACCCAATAGCCCAGAAAACATCGAACATGAGACAAGCCTGTGGAATTTCCCTTAA